Proteins encoded together in one Scheffersomyces stipitis CBS 6054 chromosome 5, complete sequence window:
- the ECM17.1 gene encoding Sulfite reductase [NADPH] beta subunit (Extracellular matrix protein 17) (go_process electron transport), with amino-acid sequence MLIIDSEPYQDKAAGRSSNGYRKKDVGLYAINYGNVYVASVAIYSSYTQVLQAFIEAEKFNGPSIVLAYLPYNKETDNTLSILQETKKAVDSGYWPLYRYNPSIESEADSFKLDSSNLRKQLKEFLDRENKLTLLAAKNPVLSRNLTATATSEVKKQQKKVAADSYAKLLQGLSGPPLTVAFASDGGNAEAVAKKVNRQALGRGLKSVVLAMDDLSIEDLPTETNIVFITSTSGQGEFPTNGKQFWDGLKNTTDLELSTVKYSVFGLGDSQYWPRKEDKHYYNKPAKDLESKLKLYGGIELAEIGLGDDQDADGFNTGFNEWIPKIWKALGVDNVEGVEEPKPITNEDMKINSDFLRGTIVEGLNDQSTGSISAVDQQLTKFHGIYMQDDRDIRDERKSQGLEPAYAFMVRVRLPGGQASPAQYLKMNELSDFRGNGTLKITTRATFQLHGVVKHNLKPAIRGMNASLMDTLAACGDVNRNVMVSALPHNAKVHAQISSIGAKISEHLLPNTTAYHEIWLQGEDESDKPGDRDNWETRKNGPTKTKTLVAGNALADLEPLYGSTYLPRKFKIVITVPPFNDVDVYAHDIGLIAIVINNEVIGFNMLVGGGMGSTHNNKKTYPRTGSMFGFVPVDKIHLACEKVMLVQRDFGDRTNRKHARLKYTIDDMGVDIFKGKVEDLLGFKFEEPKEFKIESNIDYFGWCKDELGYNHFTCFIENGRIEDTAELPQKTGLKNIAEYLNGGRSGEFRLTGNQHLVISNIEDADLTHVKSLLAEYKLDNTDFSALRLSSSSCVAFPTCGLAMAESERYLPELITKLETSLEEFGLRHDSVVMRMTGCPNGCARPWLAEVALVGKAYGAYNLMLGGGHHGERLNKIYRYSIKEDEILDILLPLFKRWSLEREEGEPFGDFVIRIGIIKPTTEGKYFHDDIPEDA; translated from the coding sequence ATGTTGATCATTGATTCTGAACCATACCAGGACAAAGCTGCCGGTAGGTCCTCCAACGGTTACCGTAAGAAGGATGTTGGTCTCTACGCCATAAACTACGGTAATGTCTACGTTGCCTCTGTAGCCATCTACTCTTCTTACACCCAGGTATTGCAAGCTTTCATTGAAGCCGAAAAGTTCAACGGTCCATCGATTGTGTTAGCCTACTTGCCATACAACAAGGAAACCGACAACACCTTGTCCATCTTGCAAGAAACGAAGAAGGCTGTGGACAGCGGTTACTGGCCATTGTACAGATATAATCCTAGCATAGAGAGCGAGGCTGActccttcaagttggactCTTCCAATTTGAGAAAGCAGTTGAAAGAATTCTTGGACCGTGAAAATAAGTTGACTTTGTTGGCCGCCAAGAACCCTGTTTTGTCTAGAAACTTAACTGCTACTGCTACTTCTGAAGTCAAAaagcaacagaagaaggtagCTGCCGATTCCTATGCCAAGTTACTTCAAGGTCTTTCTGGTCCACCATTGACTGTCGCCTTTGCTTCAGATGGCGGCAATGCTGAAGCTGTTGCCAAAAAAGTAAACAGACAAGCCTTGGGTAGAGGGTTGAAATCGGTAGTGTTGGCTATGGATGACTtgtcaattgaagatttgcCTACTGAAACCAACATTGTCTTCATTACCTCTACTTCTGGTCAAGGTGAGTTCCCAACAAACGGTAAGCAGTTCTGGGACGGTTTGAAGAACACCACCGACTTGGAGTTGTCTACTGTTAAATATTCTGTTTTCGGCTTGGGTGACTCTCAGTACTGGCCCAGAAAGGAAGACAAGCATTACTACAATAAGCCAGCTAAAGACTTAGAatccaagttgaaactCTACGGTGGTATTGAATTGGCTGAGATTGGTTTGGGTGACGACCAGGATGCTGATGGATTCAACACTGGTTTCAACGAGTGGATTCCAAAGATTTGGAAGGCGCTTGGAGTTGACAATGTTGAGGGAGTCGAAGAACCAAAACCAATCACCAACGAAGACATGAAAATCAACTCTGATTTCTTGCGAGGCACCATTGTAGAAGGATTGAACGATCAGTCTACTGGTTCTATTAGTGCTGTTGATCAACAGTTGACCAAGTTCCACGGTATCTACATGCAAGATGATCGTGATATTAGAGACGAACGTAAGAGTCAAGGGTTGGAGCCAGCTTACGCTTTTATGGTTCGTGTTAGATTGCCTGGAGGACAAGCCTCTCCAGCCCagtacttgaagatgaacGAATTGTCCGACTTCAGAGGTAACGGGACCTTGAAGATCACCACCAGAGCCACCTTCCAGTTGCACGGTGTTGTCAAGCACAATTTGAAACCAGCTATCAGAGGTATGAATGCTTCCTTGATGGATACTTTAGCTGCCTGTGGTGATGTTAACAGAAACGTCATGGTTTCTGCCTTACCCCACAATGCTAAGGTACATGCTCAAATTTCCAGTATTGGTGCTAAGATCTCAGAACATTTGTTACCAAATACTACTGCTTATCACGAAATCTGGTTACAGGGCGAAGATGAAAGTGACAAGCCAGGTGACAGAGACAACTGGGAAACTCGTAAGAATGGTCCAACCAAGACCAAGACGTTGGTTGCTGGTAACGCTTTAGCTGATCTTGAGCCTCTTTATGGTAGTACTTATTTACCaagaaaattcaagatcGTTATCACCGTACCTCCATTCAATGATGTCGATGTTTATGCTCATGACATTGGTTTGATTGCCATTGTGATCAACAACGAAGTCATTGGTTTCAACATGTTAGTGGGTGGTGGTATGGGTTCGACCCAtaacaacaagaagacaTACCCTAGAACCGGTTCCATGTTTGGTTTCGTTCCTGTTGACAAGATCCACTTGGCTTGTGAGAAGGTGATGCTTGTACAGAGGGACTTTGGTGATAGAACCAACAGAAAGCACGCCAGATTGAAGTACACAATTGACGACATGGGAGTTGATATTTTCAAGGGTAAGGTCGAAGACTTGTTGGGCTTCAAATTCGAGGAACCAaaagaattcaagatcGAGTCCAACATCGACTACTTCGGTTGGTGCAAGGATGAATTGGGTTACAACCACTTCACATGCTTCATCGAAAACGGTAGAATAGAAGACACTGCTGAACTTCCTCAAAAAACtggtttgaagaatattgcCGAATACTTAAACGGTGGCAGATCTGGTGAGTTCCGTTTAACTGGTAATCAGCACTTAGTCATTTCCAACATCGAGGACGCAGACTTGACCCATGTCAAGTCTTTATTGGCTGAGTATAAGTTGGACAACACTGATTTTTCCGCCTTGAGattgtcttcatcgtcttgTGTTGCTTTCCCTACCTGTGGTTTGGCTATGGCTGAATCTGAACGTTACTTGCCAGAGTTGatcaccaagttggaaacctctttggaagagttcGGCTTGAGACATGACTCTGTGGTGATGAGAATGACAGGTTGTCCAAACGGTTGTGCTAGACCATGGCTTGCTGAAGTTGCCTTGGTTGGTAAAGCTTATGGAGCCTACAATTTGATGTTAGGTGGTGGACACCATGGTGAGAGATTAAACAAGATCTATAGATATTCTATCAAGGAAGATGAAATATTAGACATCTTGTTGCCATTGTTCAAGAGATGGAGtttggaaagagaagaaggcGAACCATTTGGTGACTTCGTTATTAGAATCGGAATCATCAAGCCTACTACCGAAGGTAAATACTTCCACGATGATATTCCCGAAGATGCTTAA
- a CDS encoding predicted protein, with protein sequence MVLEATMIAIDNSEYMRNGDYLTTRYDAQLTATEFIFQNKVNSNPENTVGLLAYGGSGPQVLSTLTTDFGKILSGVHDTKIAGENHFSSGIQVAALALKHRQNKVQQQRIIVFVGSPVNESEKELEKLAKKMKKNNVAIDIINFGEESVNTSKLEKFNSVINNHDNSHLVTIPPGPRLLYEVIASSPILVEGGFEVDGVDMDGFGAGGFGNDLLDPNMDPDLALALRLSLEEERTRQEREAADRAKKDAAVSSELEKIDEGKEGDDKKDEDSKDVDMEGAQ encoded by the coding sequence ATGGTTCTCGAAGCAACCATGATAGCGATCGACAACTCCGAGTACATGAGAAACGGGGACTACTTGACGACCAGATACGATGCACAATTGACAGCCACAGAATTCATTTTCCAAAACAAGGTCAACTCGAACCCAGAAAACACAGTGGGTTTACTAGCATATGGAGGCTCTGGACCGCAAGTATTGTCGACATTGACAACAGACTTTGGAAAAATCTTGTCAGGTGTCCACGACACCAAGATTGCAGGCGAGAACCACTTTTCCAGCGGAATCCAGGTGGCTGCGTTGGCATTGAAGCATCGTCAGAATAAGGTACAGCAACAGAGAATCATAGTCTTTGTCGGTTCACCTGTAAACGAATCGGAAAAGGAATTAGAGAAGTTGGCcaaaaagatgaagaaaaacaaCGTAGCCATAGACATCATTAactttggtgaagaatCGGTCAACACGtccaagttggagaaattcAACTCAGTGATAAATAACCACGACAACTCGCATCTTGTCACTATTCCTCCAGGACCAAGATTGTTGTACGAGGTGATTGCCTCGTCTCCTATTTTGGTTGAAGGAGGTTTCGAAGTCGACGGTGTCGACATGGATGGCTTTGGAGCTGGCGGCTTTGGCAACGACCTCCTTGACCCCAACATGGATCCAGATTTGGCATTGGCATTGAGACTTTCTTtggaggaagaaagaaccaGACAGGAAAGAGAAGCTGCCGATAGAGCAAAGAAGGACGCGGCTGTTTCCAGCgagttggagaagatcGACGAAGGCAAGGAGGGGGACGACAAGAAGGATGAAGACTCCAAGGATGTTGACATGGAAGGAGCACAGTAG
- a CDS encoding predicted protein produces the protein MTAFNTLMNHSSKDPGTSSSKARKPKTVNSSVKPDSIIRIGINNGTEFRNIPLTTSQFLDAYSKGKWNLSNVPCPPCMEPVGFLKAPECYRESLRREPVLKYSKLDHWNDKSIFKKIIVRLRKTFNVSGVSISIIDNTKTMIKIETSLNVSEIPRGVSIDCHAILSQGYFLILDTTKDWRTSQNPFVTGLPFIKFYCGVPLLTQTGEAIGVLAIFDSFAKPTFSEENCHKLQDISKEVVEMLDTPSETFTKAKKSNESNLQLDNELNELNQRLGRATSTKSLLKTVFEKDGSGGPYSQNHNFRFNRILKGEDNKMQHKIIWDKLFRIGSLKNAASSLANSISIIYKIELVYFIEIRIAEPYQTAPEYFPANEVKIEAENYRHANKLIKKENQESEYMSRIIGGNSSATFCLDNSILYKAFTSEFGVEYINKVTKYKYNKGIIMPFYRNNSKLVRKSQASDKKPRSCI, from the exons ATGA CCGCTTTTAATACCTTGATGAACCATTCAAGCAAGGACCCAGGAACTTCTTCCCTGAAGGCAAGGAAGCCCAAGACCGTCAACAGCAGCGTCAAGCCGGATCTGATAATCAGAATTGGTATTAATAACGGTACTGAATTTAGAAATATCCCGCTCACTACATCCCAGTTTCTAGACGCATATTCAAAA GGTAAGTGGAACTTGTCCAATGTGCCCTGTCCACCTTGTATGGAGCCGGTTGGATTTTTGAAGGCTCCCGAATGCTATAGAGAATCACTCCGCAGAGAGCCAGTTCTCAAGTATTCCAAACTTGACCATTGGAATGACAAGAGCatattcaagaaaattatTGTTAGACTTAGAAAGACTTTCAATGTTAGTGGCGTTTCCATTTCAATTATAGACAACACAAAAACTATGATCAAAATCGAAACGCTGTTGAATGTGAGCGAGATTCCCAGAGGCGTCTCTATAGATTGTCATGCTATTCTATCACAGGGATACTTTCTTATTTTGGATACTACAAAGGATTGGAGAACATCCCAGAATCCGTTTGTTACTGGACTACCATTTATTAAGTTCTACTGCGGTGTGCCATTGTTAACCCAGACAGGCGAAGCCATTGGCGTATTAGCTATTTTTGATTCGTTCGCGAAGCCAACGttttcagaagagaattgtCATAAGCTTCAGGACATCAGCAAAGAGGTCGTGGAGATGTTGGATACACCAAGCGAAACCTTCACAAAAGCAAAGAAGTCAAATGAGAGCAACCTTCAATTGGACAATGAATTAAATGAGTTGAACCAACGGCTTGGAAGAGCTACCAGCACGAAGTCCTTACTCAAGACtgtttttgaaaaagatgGTTCAGGTGGTCCGTACTCCCAAAACCACAATTTTAGATTTAACAGGATACTAAAAGGCGAAGATAATAAAATGCAACACAAGATAATCTGGGATAAGCTATTCCGTATTGGTTCGTTGAAAAATGCGGCATCATCTTTGGCTAACAGTATCTCAATTATCTATAAAATTGAATTGGTCTATTTCATTGAAATAAGAATTGCTGAACCGTACCAGACAGCACCAGAATACTTCCCTGCTAATGAGGTGAAAATCGAAGCTGAAAATTACCGTCATGCCAATAAATTgatcaaaaaagaaaaccagGAAAGTGAGTACATGAGTAGAATCATTGGAGGTAACTCTAGTGCAACTTTTTGCCTCGACAATTCGATTTTGTACAAAGCCTTCACATCAGAATTCGGAGTTGAGTACATCAACAAGGTGACAAAATACAAGTACAATAAGGGAATCATAATGCCGTTCTACAGAAACAACTCCAAGCTTGTTCGCAAATCACAAGCATCTGACAAAAAG CCCCGAAGTTGTATCTGA
- a CDS encoding predicted protein: protein MSGFLDDYSESLEQFESFRADDQDVHQHITSGEHDPVDGDSNVADAEQDDLLGLDTQIKLTKRKPTARVDNNRIFSQKGLGYLLKNHHKLSKTIQRNDKQFEEKSKNGRVHRAQKFQHEYDNLSSVLQFYQLWCHGMFPKANFKDCVHLLRLLGAKSPRLRLYRRELIEQEIIKLKEASGIIVEQEERENTLQAGNIIVDAENQETEDIIEASNINNVVSTETSGETNGLFVGDNDDDDLYHTPPPPETVSPNIAVSSIVVSKPDLADITGVSDTDTTIVDKSEVNIQPIAIPVLTQVSDLTNTTNNESDHDAFSDDDDFYASLNETFVHQERPPQESDYDAEEEVMKEMGL, encoded by the coding sequence ATGAGTGGCTTTCTCGACGATTATTCGGAATCCTTGGAACAATTTGAGTCGTTTCGTGCCGACGACCAAGATGTACATCAACATATAACCAGCGGTGAACATGACCCTGTAGATGGAGATTCCAATGTTGCGGATGCCGAACAGGATGATCTCCTTGGTCTTGATACCCAAATTAAGTTGACTAAGAGAAAACCAACTGCTCGTGTAGATAACAACAGAATATTCAGTCAAAAAGGGTTAGGGTACCTTTTGAAGAATCACCATAAACTTCTGAAAACGATACAAAGAAATGACAAGCAGTTTGAGGAGAAATCCAAGAACGGTCGCGTTCACAGAGCACAGAAATTTCAACATGAATACGATAACTTGTCCTCTGTATTGCAGTTCTACCAATTGTGGTGCCACGGCATGTTTCCTAAagccaacttcaaagacTGTGTGCATTTGTTGCGATTGTTGGGAGCTAAGTCCCCCAGATTAAGACTAtacagaagagaattgatAGAACAGGAGATCATTAAGTTGAAGGAGGCTAGTGGCataattgttgaacaagaagaacgagAAAATACACTTCAAGCAGGGAATATAATTGTTGATGCTGagaatcaagaaacagaagataTTATTGAAGCATCAAACATTAATAACGTTGTATCCACTGAAACGTCAGGTGAAACAAATGGTTTATTTGTTGGCGATaatgatgacgatgactTGTATCACACCCCTCCTCCTCCAGAAACAGTTTCCCCAAATATAGCAGTACTGTCTATTGTGGTTTCTAAACCAGACTTGGCTGATATCACTGGTGTTTCGGATACTGATACCACCATAGTTGACAAATCTGAAGTTAACATTCAACCTATAGCAATACCAGTGTTAACTCAAGTATCTGATCTTACAAATACTACCAACAATGAATCTGACCATGACGCTTTCTCtgatgacgatgatttCTATGCTCTGCTTAATGAAACATTCGTTCATCAAGAACGACCACCTCAAGAGTCCGACTACGATGCCGAAGAGGAAGTAATGAAAGAAATGGGGCTATGA